One Solibacillus sp. R5-41 DNA segment encodes these proteins:
- a CDS encoding chromate transporter, which yields MTYFHLFLAFFFPNILGYGGGPSAIPLIEHEVVTKYGWMTNSEFSELLALANSLPGPIATKMAGYIGYSVAGVTGSIIALFATIAPSLILMLVLLNLLYKYRHSTRVKRLSSFVLPAIAVLLLTLTFDFLKTSYNLNNIIPTVLLVIGSYFALEKYKIHPAFVIVTGLLIGGFFL from the coding sequence ATGACGTATTTCCATTTATTTTTAGCTTTTTTCTTCCCAAATATACTGGGATATGGTGGAGGACCATCTGCCATCCCTTTAATTGAGCACGAAGTTGTTACAAAATATGGCTGGATGACAAATTCAGAGTTTAGTGAATTATTAGCACTGGCTAATTCTTTACCTGGTCCAATAGCAACTAAAATGGCTGGCTATATTGGTTATTCTGTTGCAGGTGTTACAGGTAGTATTATTGCGCTCTTTGCGACGATTGCCCCTTCTCTAATTTTAATGCTTGTTTTATTAAATCTATTATATAAATATCGGCATTCTACTCGTGTAAAGCGCCTATCAAGCTTTGTATTACCGGCGATCGCTGTCCTGTTATTGACGCTTACGTTTGATTTTTTGAAAACATCATATAATTTAAACAATATCATCCCCACGGTGTTATTAGTTATTGGTAGTTATTTTGCATTAGAGAAATATAAAATTCACCCTGCTTTTGTTATTGTTACTGGGCTACTTATTGGTGGGTTTTTTCTTTAA